GGTGCTGAGCGCTTCGTTGCCGGTTTTGCTGCGCACGGAATCGCTAGAGCTGCGGCTTATCTTTGTGGGGACCAGCGTGCTTGCTACAGGGATTTTGGGGGTGACCAGCAGTTTTGTGGTGGCCAGCACCTCCGACGCCCTAGCTCGCGACTACTGGCCAGAGAAGCTATCGGTACTTTCGCTGCTGCGCAATGGGCAAATTCGGAATGTCCCCGTAGGTCTGGCGCTGTTGCGGGCCATGGCTGTTGGGGGAGTGCTTTTGGGGGTGCTGACGGCTTGGATGGTCCTGCGCCCGTATGCACCCCTAAAGCTGGAAGTGAGCCCTACCGAGACCATCGTGCCCGGCTTGACAGCCGTCGTGTGGTTAGGGACGCTTGGCTGGACAGGCTTAATGCAGATGCACCTGTTGCTGGCTGTTGTCGCGCGGCTACGGCGGCTCGGCCGTTGGGCATTGCCTGTGCTGTTCACCATTGGGTGGGGCGTGATGGGAGCCTTTACCTTTTACCAATCGCTGGCAGACGCATTGCTGCTGCAGGGGCTGTGGGCTGTAGTACTCGTAAGCATTCTTTGGCGCGGTGAGGTGGTTAGCTGTGGGTTGGGATTAATGATAGGGTTATGGTTGTGGAAGAGTGTGCCTGGCTGGGTAAACCTAAGCGGGCCTTTAGGTATGGATGGCTTGATCGTGCTGGGAGGGATAGGTTTGCTTGGAGGAATAGGGGTAGCGGGCTTGGTTAGCCGACGTCCAGAGACCGAATTGCCCCAGTATGTGCCGCTCTACGTGCAAGAATTGGCCCGCCAGGAGCGCCTGCAGCGCGAGCTGGAGATTGCACGTCAAGCTCAGGCTTCTTTGCTCCCACATCGGCTCCCGCAGGTTCCGGGTGTACAGATGGCTGCTTTTTGCTTGCCCGCTTATGAGGTAGGGGGGGACTACTACGATGTGTTTTTGTTGCCCGATGGCAGGCTGGTCGTGGTCGTAGGCGACGTCAGTGGTAAAGGTACGCAGGCAGCTTTTTTTATGACTCTGGTTAAGGGCTACGTACGTGCCCTCAGCCTCTCCGGCGATCGCCCACGGGATGTGCTAAGCCGGTTAAACCGGCTGTTTCGGGAGCAAGCACCCCGAGGTTTGTTTGTCACTATGGTGTATGGCATTCTCGATCCAGAGACGCGAATTTTTACTTTATCTCGGGCAGGCCATCCCCCAGTGTTCCATTGGCGCGCTTACGACGGCCGCGTTGCTATGCTGCAACCTTTAGGCCTTGGTATTGGACTGGCCGATGCTGCGCTGTTTGATGCCGTCTTGGAAGAGTATACGCTGACCCTTGAGGAAGGCGACGGCTTGCTGCTGTATACGGATGGCGTTATGGAGCGTGTCGGGCAGCAACCCGATCGTTGGGGCGTTGATGGGCTGTGCCAGTGGATTGCGCAGCACCTCCCTAAAGCAGGTTCGCCCGAAGTATGGCTAGAAGCACTCCGCACAGCCTTGCAAAAGCAGCAGAACGACAAACTTGCCGATGACCTGACCGCCATTTGGCTAGAAGTTACGGCCAAAGCATGAAGCAACAAGCCGAGTTTGATCGTGCCGTGGCGCGGTTGCGCCAGCAGCTTCCGGCGCAGCCTGAAGTAGCCTTGATTTTGGGATCAGGGTTAGGAACGCTTGCTGAAGCGGTTGAGCAGGCGGTTGTCTTACCTGCTGCAGAGATTCCCGGTTATCCTTCCTCTACGGTTGAAGGACATGCGGGACGCTTGGTGGGCGGTTACCTGGAGGGTTGCCCCGTAGTGGTCGTGCAGGGACGCGTGCATTGCTATGAAGGGTATAGTCCACAAGCGGTAGCTTTTCCAGTGCGCTTGGTGCATGCCCTGGGGGCCCAACGCCTAATCGTGACGAATGCGGCTGGTGCACTCAATCCTCATTTTCGTCCCGGCATGCTCATGTTTTTGGTCGACCATATCAATGCAGCTTTCCGCAGTCCGCTCGTCGGTGCGTTGCAGCATTTCCCTCCATCTTTTGGGCGAGGCAGTCCCGACTTAAGTGCACCTTATGATTTGGGCTGGATCGAGGCCGCCGAGCAGGTGGCATTGCAACTTCGCATTCCTACCTGCCGCGGGGTATATTTGTGGACGCTAGGACCTAGCTACGAAACAAAGGCCGAAATCCGTATGTACCGGCGTTTAGGCGCCGATGCTGTGGGCATGAGTACGGTGCCAGAAGTGATCCAAGCGTGCCAGCTTGGCATGAAAGTGCTGGGCATTTCCACGTTGACCAATATGGCTGCCGGCATGCACCGTGGACCGTTAACCCATGAAGAAGTGCTGGCGGTAGGACTTCAGGTGCGCGATCGCCTAGAGCAGCTTGTGCGCGGGATTATGCGGCAACTCTATGCAAAAAATTTTTAGAATTTTACTGTCGATAAACAAAAAATCAGACAAGACGTTGTGTTTTAAATTGATTGTTTGCATATTTACTTACGTTTGTGTAGCACTGGCACCAAAGTCGGTGCTACGATCTTAGTAATGAGCTCTTGTGAAGCAGTGAAGGGACGTTCATGAGCTACGATTCGCAGCACACCGATTATCGGTATCGACGGGAGTCCTACGACGAGGATATGCGTGACGTG
This sequence is a window from Rhodothermus bifroesti. Protein-coding genes within it:
- a CDS encoding PP2C family protein-serine/threonine phosphatase, whose translation is MSRIAPIDRLLLLVGLAGLGWSFWLLPRQHPDAFLSQMGSLEAVRQEAVRFMRQQGYAIDSFKVTVTLRRDTALLGSWQRRWGRAELLRQLEAMPWMPAYVWEVQGVTSEEGPPAWSVHLASDRTVWAMRLDPRRMQTLRADTAVTFDPAASWGKLPDTLGRATLRPGPAEALAWARRHVAQGLERHVRLEPDSVGLEGANLARVRFRGLAPTGDTLTVWTKVTATGTLQELRVAWAKAEQTAPPFQQELSLDLKSWLTIVTYAGLLLWLLGVFLQRLRRRLLDTQATLRDAVVGGVLLGSGVLSASLPVLLRTESLELRLIFVGTSVLATGILGVTSSFVVASTSDALARDYWPEKLSVLSLLRNGQIRNVPVGLALLRAMAVGGVLLGVLTAWMVLRPYAPLKLEVSPTETIVPGLTAVVWLGTLGWTGLMQMHLLLAVVARLRRLGRWALPVLFTIGWGVMGAFTFYQSLADALLLQGLWAVVLVSILWRGEVVSCGLGLMIGLWLWKSVPGWVNLSGPLGMDGLIVLGGIGLLGGIGVAGLVSRRPETELPQYVPLYVQELARQERLQRELEIARQAQASLLPHRLPQVPGVQMAAFCLPAYEVGGDYYDVFLLPDGRLVVVVGDVSGKGTQAAFFMTLVKGYVRALSLSGDRPRDVLSRLNRLFREQAPRGLFVTMVYGILDPETRIFTLSRAGHPPVFHWRAYDGRVAMLQPLGLGIGLADAALFDAVLEEYTLTLEEGDGLLLYTDGVMERVGQQPDRWGVDGLCQWIAQHLPKAGSPEVWLEALRTALQKQQNDKLADDLTAIWLEVTAKA
- a CDS encoding purine-nucleoside phosphorylase, whose protein sequence is MKQQAEFDRAVARLRQQLPAQPEVALILGSGLGTLAEAVEQAVVLPAAEIPGYPSSTVEGHAGRLVGGYLEGCPVVVVQGRVHCYEGYSPQAVAFPVRLVHALGAQRLIVTNAAGALNPHFRPGMLMFLVDHINAAFRSPLVGALQHFPPSFGRGSPDLSAPYDLGWIEAAEQVALQLRIPTCRGVYLWTLGPSYETKAEIRMYRRLGADAVGMSTVPEVIQACQLGMKVLGISTLTNMAAGMHRGPLTHEEVLAVGLQVRDRLEQLVRGIMRQLYAKNF